The Gammaproteobacteria bacterium genomic sequence CGAAATGCTCACGTACGGGTGTGTACGCTCCGCTTTCTCGCCCGCCTGCGCCGGTGAGCGCCTGCGCTCATGACGGCGCATAGCAAGCTGGTGTGCTAATGAGTTTTCTTTCGAGGCCCGAAGAAATGTCTTACCCACCGACCCGCCATGCCGAAACCGACGAAGCAAGGATCTTCGACGCCATTGACGCCATCGTGCAGGGCACGTTGATCGTGCGCGAAGGCCGGGACGGCAATGACAAGCTGCATTTCAGCTACGTCCCCTTCCTGCTGGATCGCGACGCGCGCAAGCTGATAGGTCACATTGCAAAAGTGAATCCGCAGCACGAGCTGATGGATGGCGAGATGGTTGACGTGGTTTTCCATGGCCCGCATGCCTACATTTCACCTGCCTTGTTCGATAACAAGAAGGTGCCGACCTGGAACTATGTCAATGTCGAGGTTCGCGGACGCGCGCTCGTGATGCATGAACGCGACGAGAAGCTCGCCATCATTCGAACCTTGACCGAAAAAATGGAAGGCGATGCACAGCCATACTTTGATGCGGATGCCGAGCGCATCGAACGCCTGGTGAATGCGATTGTCGGTTTCAGCATCGATATCGAATCGTTGACGGGTCGCTTCAAGCTGGGCCGCAATGACGAAATGCCCGTGCAGCAAAAGGCCTTCGACGTCCTCGAATCATCCACGCCACCCGAGCTGCGCGACTGGCTGGAATCCCTGCGGCCTGCCGATTAGTTTTCAAGCATGCGAGTTTCCTACCATCCCGACTATTTCGTGCCGTTGCCGGAAGGGCATCCCTTCCCGATGGCCAAGTTCCCCGACCTGCATGCCATCCTGCTGGAACGCGGCCTTGTCTCGCCTGCCGATGTCATGCCGATGGAGGAAGCCTCGCGCGAACTGCTGGGTCTTGTTCACGAGGACGCCTACCTCGACAAGCTGTTCGGTTTCTCCCTGCCGCCGATCGAGGAACGCAAGATGGGCCTGCCCTGGACGCCGGAGCTGTTGCGTCGTTCGCGGCTGGCAGTCAGCGGCACCTTGAACGCGGCACGCGCAGCGCTGGAAGAGGGCATGGCGGGCAACCTCGGCGGCGGCACGCACCACGCCATGCCGGACCATGGTCGCGGCTTCTGCATTTTCAATGACGTGGCGATTGCGATCCGGCAGCTGTTGAACGAGGGCCGCATCCAGCGCGCGCTGGTGCTGGATTGCGACGTCCACCAGGGCGACGGCACGGCAACGATATTCGGGAACGAACCACGGGTGTTCACTTTTTCCATGCACGGCGACCGCAACTACCCGGCGCGCAAGCCGCCGTCGACGGTCGACGTGCCCTTGCCACATGGCATCGAAGACGAGGAATACCTCGAGGTGCTGCGCGCCCATTTGCCGGAAGTGCTGCGCCGGGCGAGCCCGGACCTGGTGGTGTATCTCGGCGGGGTGGACGTGCACGCCGACTCCACCTTCGGGCATTTTGCCTTGAGCGATGCGGGCATCCGCCAGCGCGACCGGCTGGTCATTTCGACAGTCCGCGCCCGGAATATCCCGTTGACACTCACTTTATCGGGCGGATACGCAGCAAGTCCTCGCCGAACGGCCGAGCTCCATGCCATTATGTACGAAGAGGCAGTTGCGCAAGACCGACGTCAGAACAAGAACGCAACGCCGCCCATCTGAATTTGCATCGAACCACGGGGGAGGCAGCTTCACCCATGAAAATCCCAGAGATCCTGCTGGTCGAATCGCAACACAAGCCCGGCAGCCTGGCCAAGATCCTGCAGGTCATCGGCGAGTGTGGCCTGGTCATCCAGAACCTCGATGCCATTCGTCGTGACCAGGACAAGACGGTCTGGGAAATCACCCTGGAGATGGACGAGGATGCCTACATCAATGTCGGCGCCCGCATTTCCGACCTGCCGAATGCCCGCCTGCTGGGCAAGTCCGATCGCGTGTTCAATCGTCACCAGGGCGGCAAGATCCGCACCCAGTCGGTCTTGCCGATCGACACCCTGCAGGAACTCCGCGACATCTACACGCCCGGCGTGGCGCGCGTCTGCCTGGCCATCCAGAAGGAACCGTCACTCGCAGCCAAGTACACGGCGCTGAACAAGACCGTGGCGATCGTTACCAATGGCACGGCGATCCTCGGCCTGGGCGACATCGGCGCGGTCCCCGGCCTGCCGGTGATGGAAGGCAAGGCGGCCCTGTTCGCCAAGCTGGTCGGCCTCAACGGCGTGCCCATCCTGACCGAGCTGGACGATGCCGACGAGATTGTCCGCACCATCAAGAACATCGCGCCGAGCTTCGGCGCCATCCAGCTGGAAGACATCGCCGCACCGACCTGCTTCGACATCGAGCAGCGCCTGCAGGCCGAGCTCGACATCCCGGTGCTGCACGATGACCAGCACGGCACGGCGGTCGTCGCACTGGCGGCCTTGCTGACCGCCACGCGCCGCGTCGGTGTCAGCCTGAAGGACCATTCCGTCGGCCAGATCGGCCTGGGCGCTGCCGGCATCGGCATCGTCCGCCTGCTGAAGAAGTATGGTGTCACCAAGCTGCTCGGCACCGACCTGAGCGAAACCGCGCTCGACATGCTGGAAGCCGAAGGCGGCCAGCGCGCCACGCTCGACGAGCTGATGGCCAAGGCCGACATCGTGGTCGCCACGACGGGCGTGAAGGGCCTGATCAAGCCGAGCATGGTGCGCAAGGGCCAGCTGATCCTGGCGCTGTCGAACCCGGACCCGGAAATCGAACCGCGCGAAGCGCTGGCCCAGGGAGCGGCCTTTGCCGCCGACGGCAAGGGCATCAACAACGTGCTGGGCTTCCCGGGGCTGTTCAAGGGCGCGCTGGATGCCGGCGCCAGGCAGTTCACCGATGCCATGCTGATTGCGGCCGCAGAAACGCTGGCACTGACCTCGCCCGAGAACGAACTGGTGCCCGATCCGCTCAAGCCGGAGGTGCACCAGGCAGTGGCCGAGGCCGTTGCCTTTGCCGCCCGGCATGGCAGCTTCGATGACGATGCGGATTCGGATCCTTCCCCTGCAGCCGGCAACGGCTAGCCGGGTTCGGGAGTCCGTCAGTAGGGAATGCCGAGCTTGCGGTAGATGAAGCCCAGCAGCCAGATCGGGCCGATCAGCAGGAACTGGATGTCCTCGAAGAAGGAAGGCTTCCTGCCTTCGATCTTGTGGCCGATGAACTGGCCGATCCACGCTACGACGAAAATCGCCAGGCACGACTGCCACAGCGGCCAGGGCAGGCTGGTGAGTGCGGCGATGCCCCAGATGCAGGCGGCCACGTACAGCAACATGCCGAGCGCAAGGCTCGGCGACAGGATGGCGTAGTAGATCAGCGCCAGGCCAATGAATACGGTCGCGACATTCAGCCAGGGCGACAGCTTGCTGATGGATTCCGGCAGGGGAATGGCCCACATAAGGCCCAGCAGGCTGAACACGATGGCGGGCACGCAGACCCAGTGGATGGCCTTGTTGGTCGGATCCTGGTGGCTCACGCCATAGGCGGCGAACCATTCATCGGCTGTTTTCATCTCTCTTCCCCGTGTCACGGGCTGGCTTGCAAGCGCCTGCCAGTCTCCCCATCATCAAAGCTCACACAGAAGAGGTGCGCCGTGCAACACGAAGGCAACAGCTTGATGAATCGCCTGCAGCGCTGGGTCTGGCGCCATGGCGGGGTCTCCGACAAGCGCAAGATCGAGTGGTATCCGCCCTTCCTGATGATGCGGGTGAAGCTGCTGGAGGCGAAGGACGACTGGCGACTGGTGCGCCTGAAGCTGCCGCTGAACACCTTTTCAAAGAATCCCGGTGGCGTGATGTTCGGCGGCTTCCAGGCCGCACTGGCCGATCCCATTGCGGCGCTGGCCTGCGCTCGCGTGTTCCCCGGGTATTCCGTCTGGACACGGGCCATGACCATCGATTTCCAGCTGGGCGGCAGCACCGACCTGGAACTGCGCTTCGAGTTTCCACCGGAGATGGAAGAGAGGATCGCTGCCGATCTTGCTGCCAAGGGACGCAGCACGCCGACCTTCGAGTACGGTTTCTACCTGACCGACGGGCGTTGCTGCAGCGTGATTCACAACACCGTGGCGATCCGTCCCAAGGGCTACACCAAGGCCACCACGCCGGGAGCCGATTCGGAGTTCAACTGATCCGGTCGACGGCCGACTTGCCGCGGCGGATGGCATGCTTTATACCTTGGCCTTTCAGGGCGAACATTCGACCAAGCAGGAGACACAGGCAGCATGAAAGCGCTGAGCAAAGAGGCAGTCGAAAAGATGATCGAACATGCCAACGACGGCCAGCTCGACGAGCTGACGGGGGACATGGTGCGCTTGAACGAGGAACAGCTGGCCGAGCTGAAGGCGCTGGTCTGGCTGGCGAAGGATGACGAGAATCCCAAGCACTGGGAAGCGCTGGTCATCGAGGCAAAGTTCCAGCTTGACGACCAGACCGCGCGTTTCATCGCGGACACGCCGGAGCTGGGCAGCAAGCTGCAGTCGGGACTCGACAAGATGGAGTCGGCCGGCCGGATCTGAATCAAC encodes the following:
- a CDS encoding FMN-binding negative transcriptional regulator; this translates as MSYPPTRHAETDEARIFDAIDAIVQGTLIVREGRDGNDKLHFSYVPFLLDRDARKLIGHIAKVNPQHELMDGEMVDVVFHGPHAYISPALFDNKKVPTWNYVNVEVRGRALVMHERDEKLAIIRTLTEKMEGDAQPYFDADAERIERLVNAIVGFSIDIESLTGRFKLGRNDEMPVQQKAFDVLESSTPPELRDWLESLRPAD
- a CDS encoding histone deacetylase: MRVSYHPDYFVPLPEGHPFPMAKFPDLHAILLERGLVSPADVMPMEEASRELLGLVHEDAYLDKLFGFSLPPIEERKMGLPWTPELLRRSRLAVSGTLNAARAALEEGMAGNLGGGTHHAMPDHGRGFCIFNDVAIAIRQLLNEGRIQRALVLDCDVHQGDGTATIFGNEPRVFTFSMHGDRNYPARKPPSTVDVPLPHGIEDEEYLEVLRAHLPEVLRRASPDLVVYLGGVDVHADSTFGHFALSDAGIRQRDRLVISTVRARNIPLTLTLSGGYAASPRRTAELHAIMYEEAVAQDRRQNKNATPPI
- a CDS encoding malic enzyme-like NAD(P)-binding protein yields the protein MKIPEILLVESQHKPGSLAKILQVIGECGLVIQNLDAIRRDQDKTVWEITLEMDEDAYINVGARISDLPNARLLGKSDRVFNRHQGGKIRTQSVLPIDTLQELRDIYTPGVARVCLAIQKEPSLAAKYTALNKTVAIVTNGTAILGLGDIGAVPGLPVMEGKAALFAKLVGLNGVPILTELDDADEIVRTIKNIAPSFGAIQLEDIAAPTCFDIEQRLQAELDIPVLHDDQHGTAVVALAALLTATRRVGVSLKDHSVGQIGLGAAGIGIVRLLKKYGVTKLLGTDLSETALDMLEAEGGQRATLDELMAKADIVVATTGVKGLIKPSMVRKGQLILALSNPDPEIEPREALAQGAAFAADGKGINNVLGFPGLFKGALDAGARQFTDAMLIAAAETLALTSPENELVPDPLKPEVHQAVAEAVAFAARHGSFDDDADSDPSPAAGNG
- a CDS encoding Mpo1-like protein → MKTADEWFAAYGVSHQDPTNKAIHWVCVPAIVFSLLGLMWAIPLPESISKLSPWLNVATVFIGLALIYYAILSPSLALGMLLYVAACIWGIAALTSLPWPLWQSCLAIFVVAWIGQFIGHKIEGRKPSFFEDIQFLLIGPIWLLGFIYRKLGIPY
- a CDS encoding PaaI family thioesterase; this translates as MQHEGNSLMNRLQRWVWRHGGVSDKRKIEWYPPFLMMRVKLLEAKDDWRLVRLKLPLNTFSKNPGGVMFGGFQAALADPIAALACARVFPGYSVWTRAMTIDFQLGGSTDLELRFEFPPEMEERIAADLAAKGRSTPTFEYGFYLTDGRCCSVIHNTVAIRPKGYTKATTPGADSEFN
- a CDS encoding DUF3775 domain-containing protein, with the protein product MKALSKEAVEKMIEHANDGQLDELTGDMVRLNEEQLAELKALVWLAKDDENPKHWEALVIEAKFQLDDQTARFIADTPELGSKLQSGLDKMESAGRI